One Haloterrigena salifodinae DNA window includes the following coding sequences:
- a CDS encoding D-aminoacyl-tRNA deacylase → MIAIVESRADRASVHVCDQLRDLADWEALEDGSRPDADGGGTYYRLEGAELRSFEDFHLELESPVDAFDCDPDLLVFASRHSGDTGPLLTGHFTGNFGPAEFGGEPNAVADACPNALARLLEAFNEHAPEGYDVGMECTHHGPTDVGCPSLFAELGSGDEQWDDPAGAEAVARAILDLRGIDPHRGRQVVGFGGNHYAPRFERVVRETKWAVGHVAADWALEAMDHPTTHRDVLDAAFAASETAVALVDGEWPVLEETLEDLGYRLVSETWLREVDDRPLELVDAVEANLGRIDDGIRFGDRRTDAFDVVDLPAELVAAAQGIDPDRVREIVESNAVAFATENGGSRVGSRAAVPAADEAAVRETIVAALAVVLEEKYDDVIVADDAVVAERTAFDPELAREIGVPEGPKFGALADGEPVTVDGETVSPQRVRRQQTDRFPK, encoded by the coding sequence GTGATCGCTATCGTCGAGAGCCGGGCCGACCGCGCGTCGGTCCACGTCTGCGACCAGCTCCGCGACCTCGCCGACTGGGAGGCCCTCGAGGACGGCTCCCGGCCCGACGCCGACGGCGGCGGGACCTACTACCGACTCGAGGGCGCCGAACTCCGGTCGTTCGAGGACTTCCACCTCGAACTCGAGTCCCCGGTCGACGCCTTCGACTGCGACCCCGACCTACTGGTCTTCGCCTCGCGCCACTCCGGCGACACGGGACCGCTGCTGACGGGCCACTTCACGGGGAACTTCGGCCCCGCAGAGTTCGGCGGCGAGCCCAACGCCGTCGCCGACGCGTGTCCGAACGCGCTGGCGCGCCTGCTCGAGGCCTTCAACGAGCACGCCCCCGAGGGGTACGACGTCGGCATGGAGTGTACCCACCACGGTCCCACCGACGTCGGCTGTCCCTCCCTGTTCGCGGAACTGGGCAGCGGCGACGAGCAGTGGGACGACCCCGCGGGCGCCGAGGCGGTCGCCCGCGCGATTCTCGACCTCCGCGGCATCGACCCTCACCGCGGTCGGCAAGTCGTCGGCTTCGGCGGCAACCACTATGCGCCGCGGTTCGAGCGTGTCGTCCGCGAAACCAAGTGGGCGGTCGGCCACGTCGCGGCCGATTGGGCGCTCGAGGCGATGGACCACCCGACGACCCACCGCGACGTACTCGACGCCGCGTTTGCGGCCAGCGAGACAGCGGTAGCCCTCGTCGACGGCGAGTGGCCGGTTCTCGAGGAGACGCTCGAGGACCTGGGATACCGGCTCGTCAGCGAGACCTGGCTCCGCGAGGTGGACGATCGACCGCTCGAGTTAGTCGACGCCGTCGAGGCGAATCTCGGGCGCATCGACGACGGAATTCGATTCGGCGACCGACGCACGGACGCGTTCGACGTCGTCGACCTGCCGGCCGAACTGGTCGCCGCCGCACAGGGGATCGATCCCGACCGCGTGCGAGAGATCGTCGAATCGAACGCCGTCGCCTTCGCCACCGAGAACGGCGGTAGTCGCGTCGGGTCGCGCGCCGCGGTTCCGGCCGCGGACGAGGCGGCCGTCCGCGAGACCATCGTCGCGGCGCTCGCGGTCGTCCTCGAGGAGAAGTACGACGACGTGATCGTTGCGGACGACGCGGTCGTCGCCGAGCGGACGGCGTTCGATCCCGAACTCGCGCGCGAGATCGGCGTTCCCGAGGGGCCGAAGTTCGGCGCGCTCGCCGACGGCGAGCCCGTCACCGTCGACGGTGAAACGGTCAGTCCGCAGAGAGTTCGGCGTCAACAAACCGATCGGTTCCCGAAGTAA
- the ftsZ gene encoding cell division protein FtsZ, giving the protein MDSIIDDAIDEAETGEQSEIPDDAPPQDDRSAGDASDGHRTGTMTDDELEDVLQDLQTDITVVGCGGAGGNTVNRMHEEGIHGAKLVAANTDVQHLVEIEADTKILMGEEKTGGRGAGSLPQVGEEAALESQQDIYDAIDGSDMVFVTAGLGGGTGTGSAPVVAKAAREAGALTISIVTTPFTAEGEVRRTNAEAGLERLRDVSDTVIVVPNDRLLDSVGKLPVRQAFKVSDEVLMRSVKGITELITKPGLVNLDFADVRTVMERGGVAMIGLGESDSEAKAEDSVKTALRSPLLDVDISGASSALVNVTGGNDMAIEEAEGVVEEIYDRIDPDARIIWGTSIDESLEGSMRTMIVVTGVESPQIYGRPDEETVQPEMTGQAGGDDIDFVD; this is encoded by the coding sequence ATGGACTCCATCATCGACGATGCGATCGACGAGGCCGAAACCGGGGAGCAGTCCGAGATCCCCGACGACGCTCCACCCCAGGACGACCGGTCCGCGGGCGACGCGTCAGACGGCCACCGGACAGGGACGATGACCGACGACGAACTCGAGGACGTTCTCCAAGATCTCCAGACCGATATCACCGTCGTCGGCTGCGGCGGCGCCGGCGGGAACACGGTCAACCGCATGCACGAGGAGGGCATCCACGGCGCGAAACTCGTCGCTGCCAACACCGACGTCCAGCACCTCGTAGAGATCGAGGCCGACACCAAGATCCTCATGGGCGAGGAGAAGACCGGCGGCCGCGGCGCCGGCTCGCTCCCGCAGGTCGGCGAGGAGGCCGCCCTCGAGAGCCAGCAGGACATCTACGACGCCATCGACGGCTCCGACATGGTTTTCGTCACGGCGGGACTGGGCGGCGGGACCGGGACCGGTTCCGCGCCCGTCGTCGCCAAGGCCGCCCGCGAGGCCGGTGCGCTGACGATTTCGATCGTCACGACGCCCTTTACCGCGGAAGGAGAGGTCCGACGGACGAACGCCGAAGCGGGCCTCGAGCGCCTGCGCGACGTCTCGGACACCGTCATCGTCGTCCCCAACGACCGCCTGCTCGACTCGGTCGGCAAACTGCCCGTCCGACAGGCGTTCAAGGTCTCAGACGAGGTGCTGATGCGTAGCGTCAAGGGTATCACGGAACTGATCACCAAGCCCGGCCTCGTCAACCTCGACTTCGCCGACGTTCGCACCGTCATGGAACGCGGCGGCGTCGCCATGATCGGTCTCGGGGAATCCGACTCCGAGGCCAAAGCCGAGGACTCGGTCAAGACCGCGCTGCGCTCCCCGCTGCTGGACGTCGACATCTCCGGCGCGAGCTCCGCGCTGGTCAACGTCACCGGCGGCAACGACATGGCCATTGAGGAGGCCGAGGGCGTCGTCGAGGAGATCTACGACCGGATCGATCCCGACGCGCGCATCATCTGGGGGACCTCGATCGACGAGAGCCTCGAGGGCAGCATGCGGACGATGATCGTCGTCACCGGCGTTGAGTCGCCACAGATCTACGGCCGCCCCGACGAGGAGACCGTCCAACCGGAGATGACCGGCCAGGCGGGCGGCGACGACATCGACTTCGTCGACTGA
- a CDS encoding rubrerythrin family protein: protein MNADGFRDAVEESMDSELERLGSSKLLVALTDADLTVETVLRTVADGERAAMETFEGWADDEDHEDAQELFAEFRDQERDHYERVADLLEGETDADADATGGPMHETLRSLEDTSSRLGGLVGRSMVGERTHLQVVSFFVNEGDERRADQFRELRSETAAQGDRALELLEDVCDEDGDWDRARDAAEEVVEVAYDAYAGSLDEMGIDPKPIC from the coding sequence ATGAACGCCGACGGATTCCGGGACGCGGTCGAGGAGTCGATGGACAGCGAACTCGAGCGACTCGGGTCGTCCAAACTGCTCGTCGCGCTCACCGACGCCGATCTGACGGTCGAAACGGTCCTCCGAACGGTCGCCGACGGCGAACGCGCCGCGATGGAGACCTTCGAGGGCTGGGCCGACGACGAGGATCACGAGGACGCACAGGAACTGTTCGCCGAGTTCCGCGATCAGGAGCGCGACCACTACGAGCGGGTCGCGGATCTGCTTGAGGGCGAGACCGACGCCGATGCCGACGCGACTGGCGGACCGATGCACGAGACCCTCCGATCGCTCGAGGACACGTCTTCCCGCCTCGGCGGACTCGTCGGTCGGTCGATGGTCGGCGAGCGGACCCACCTGCAGGTCGTGAGCTTCTTCGTCAACGAGGGCGACGAACGCCGAGCCGATCAGTTCCGGGAGCTGCGAAGCGAGACGGCAGCGCAGGGCGACCGGGCGCTTGAGCTACTCGAGGACGTCTGCGACGAGGACGGAGACTGGGACCGCGCTCGAGACGCGGCCGAGGAGGTAGTCGAGGTCGCGTACGACGCGTACGCGGGCTCGCTGGACGAGATGGGAATCGACCCGAAACCGATCTGCTGA
- a CDS encoding MBL fold metallo-hydrolase, with translation MTDGSEPAEPADEREQVSIEPEALADRLRSGDGVTVLDVRDRDEFERWHLEGEGVEAVQIPHMKFIQAQARGGVTDLVDDLEEPIVAVCGRGEASAHAVGLLRDAGLDASNLAGGMDAWADLSLARELEVDAPATVVQYDRPSSGCLAYAIYSDGEAAVIDPLRAFADRYVNDAADRGAEFRSAVDTHVHADHVSGVRALAERTDAEPVVPEGATDRGLAFDATALSTADELEIGSATLTAVATPGHTTESLSYRLGDVLFTGDTLFLEGVGRPDLERGDDGASDAARRLYETLHERLGDLPDETTIAPGHYSDAADPRDDGTYTARFGSLRDRLAAFSMDEAAFVEHATSNLPPRPSNHERIVAANLGREDVDAEMAFELELGPNNCAVAE, from the coding sequence ATGACCGACGGGAGCGAGCCTGCGGAGCCGGCAGACGAACGCGAACAGGTCTCGATCGAACCCGAGGCGTTGGCCGACCGGTTGCGGTCCGGCGACGGGGTTACTGTCCTCGACGTCCGCGACCGCGATGAGTTCGAGCGCTGGCACCTCGAGGGCGAGGGCGTCGAGGCCGTCCAGATCCCCCACATGAAGTTCATCCAGGCGCAGGCGAGGGGCGGCGTGACCGACCTCGTCGACGACCTCGAGGAACCGATCGTCGCGGTCTGTGGACGCGGGGAGGCCAGCGCACACGCTGTCGGGCTCCTCCGGGACGCCGGTCTCGACGCCAGCAACCTCGCCGGTGGGATGGACGCCTGGGCCGACCTCTCCCTCGCCCGCGAACTCGAGGTCGACGCGCCCGCGACGGTCGTCCAGTACGACCGGCCCTCGAGCGGCTGTCTCGCCTACGCGATCTACAGTGACGGCGAGGCGGCGGTGATCGACCCGCTCCGCGCGTTCGCCGATCGATATGTCAACGACGCTGCGGACCGGGGTGCGGAGTTCCGGTCCGCCGTCGACACGCACGTCCACGCCGACCACGTCAGCGGCGTCCGCGCTCTCGCCGAGCGAACTGACGCGGAGCCGGTCGTTCCCGAGGGCGCAACGGATCGCGGCCTCGCGTTCGACGCGACGGCCCTTTCCACTGCTGATGAACTCGAGATCGGCTCGGCGACGCTGACCGCGGTGGCGACGCCGGGCCACACGACCGAGTCGCTCTCCTACCGGCTCGGCGACGTGCTGTTCACCGGCGACACGCTCTTTCTCGAGGGCGTCGGGCGACCGGACCTCGAACGCGGCGACGACGGAGCATCCGACGCGGCTCGACGGCTGTACGAGACGCTGCACGAGCGACTCGGGGACCTCCCGGACGAGACGACGATCGCGCCGGGCCACTACAGCGACGCCGCAGACCCCCGGGACGACGGGACCTACACCGCTCGTTTCGGCTCGCTGCGCGACCGACTCGCGGCGTTCTCGATGGACGAAGCCGCGTTCGTCGAGCACGCTACGAGCAACCTCCCGCCGCGGCCGTCCAACCACGAGCGCATCGTCGCGGCGAATCTCGGCCGCGAGGACGTCGACGCCGAGATGGCGTTCGAACTCGAGCTCGGGCCGAACAACTGCGCGGTCGCCGAGTGA
- a CDS encoding 2Fe-2S iron-sulfur cluster-binding protein, with the protein MTEYTVEFVGTGETITCSDTETILSRCLEEGIAQEYSCRVGMCLACSAEIVDGEVTQPAARGLTEAEAENYALTCMARPQSDLKLDRGKYPPSIESDLEADGPNAGATADD; encoded by the coding sequence ATGACTGAGTATACGGTCGAATTCGTCGGGACGGGTGAGACGATCACCTGTTCGGACACGGAGACGATCCTCAGCCGGTGTCTCGAGGAGGGCATCGCCCAGGAGTACTCGTGTCGCGTCGGGATGTGTCTGGCTTGCTCGGCGGAGATCGTCGACGGCGAGGTCACCCAGCCCGCGGCCCGCGGCCTCACCGAGGCGGAAGCCGAGAACTACGCGCTCACCTGCATGGCGCGCCCGCAGTCCGATCTCAAACTCGACCGCGGCAAGTACCCGCCGAGCATCGAGAGCGACCTCGAGGCCGACGGCCCGAACGCCGGCGCAACTGCGGACGACTGA
- a CDS encoding geranylgeranyl reductase family protein, whose amino-acid sequence MSTQEQSTAAASETHSPDVVVVGAGTAGCYAAATVAREGYDAVVLERKTEDEAGHIACGDALKGADAFPESIPKSQIEPAFTNTGVDHGRFEIPQEDTVLEIPIPGELAVIDRWEYGRLIIEGAADAGADFHYDTVVKNVTQADDGRVTGVEAMRKGESRTYEADVVIDAAGSLSVLQDNVDFSTSTFDTNVNYSHFCSAYREVVRVDDPVEWDDALVFKPTERAAGYLWYFPRTDTEINAGLGFQMTEEPMKLVDDLKRDLENRPEFRGAEVEDKLGAALPTRRPYDSAVHPGYMAVGDAAGHVNPTTGGGIAGAAYAGKYAAEAAVEGLETGDVSEKTLWEYNERVMDHFGARYAALDVYNILSTAVDVDDLMGLLAAMPGEKLAEALYSGSTSIGPKLAAESLYESYGHWGTIINLFRTKRRADDLLELYEEYPHHPAALEHWQQRRDDLMEKVYETTGADPKY is encoded by the coding sequence ATGAGTACGCAGGAGCAGTCGACGGCCGCCGCGTCCGAGACCCACTCGCCGGACGTGGTCGTCGTCGGCGCGGGGACCGCAGGGTGTTACGCCGCAGCGACCGTCGCACGCGAGGGGTACGACGCCGTCGTCCTCGAGCGCAAGACCGAGGACGAAGCCGGCCACATCGCCTGCGGGGACGCCCTGAAGGGCGCCGACGCCTTCCCCGAGTCGATTCCGAAATCGCAGATCGAACCCGCCTTCACCAACACGGGCGTCGACCACGGCCGCTTCGAGATCCCCCAGGAGGACACCGTCCTCGAGATTCCGATCCCCGGCGAACTGGCGGTCATCGACCGCTGGGAGTACGGCCGCCTGATCATCGAGGGCGCGGCAGACGCGGGCGCCGACTTCCACTACGATACGGTCGTAAAGAACGTCACGCAAGCTGACGACGGCCGCGTCACCGGCGTGGAAGCAATGCGAAAGGGCGAATCCCGCACCTACGAGGCCGACGTCGTCATCGACGCCGCGGGGTCGCTGTCAGTCCTGCAGGACAACGTCGACTTCTCGACGTCGACGTTCGATACGAACGTCAACTACAGCCACTTCTGTTCGGCCTACCGCGAGGTCGTCCGCGTCGACGACCCCGTCGAGTGGGACGACGCGCTCGTGTTCAAGCCGACCGAACGCGCCGCGGGCTACCTCTGGTACTTCCCGCGAACCGACACCGAGATCAACGCCGGACTCGGCTTCCAGATGACCGAGGAGCCGATGAAACTCGTCGACGACCTCAAACGCGACCTCGAGAACCGCCCCGAGTTCCGGGGCGCCGAGGTCGAGGACAAACTCGGCGCGGCCCTTCCCACCCGCCGGCCCTACGACTCCGCGGTTCATCCGGGCTACATGGCCGTCGGCGACGCCGCGGGCCACGTCAACCCCACCACCGGCGGCGGCATCGCCGGCGCGGCCTACGCCGGCAAGTACGCCGCCGAGGCCGCCGTCGAGGGCCTCGAGACCGGCGACGTCAGCGAGAAGACCCTCTGGGAGTACAACGAGCGCGTGATGGACCACTTCGGCGCGCGCTACGCCGCGCTGGACGTCTACAACATCCTCTCGACGGCCGTCGACGTCGATGACCTGATGGGGCTGCTCGCCGCGATGCCCGGCGAGAAACTCGCCGAAGCGCTGTACTCCGGCAGCACGAGCATCGGTCCGAAACTCGCCGCAGAGAGCCTGTACGAGAGTTACGGCCACTGGGGCACGATCATCAATCTCTTCCGGACCAAGCGCCGCGCCGACGACCTGCTCGAACTCTACGAGGAGTACCCCCACCACCCCGCCGCCCTCGAGCACTGGCAGCAACGCCGCGACGACCTGATGGAGAAGGTCTACGAGACGACCGGGGCCGACCCGAAATACTAA
- a CDS encoding DUF4397 domain-containing protein encodes MTQNHTRRRALSLIGSTGIVAIAGCVGGGDGSEDEEMSDDGANGDDMENGTENMNNESESDEMDATMGNVRVAHLSPDAPNVDVWVDGDAVLEDVPYRAVSDYLELEPGTYAVKITAAGDPDTVVFDDDLEVGEGDYTVAAVGELAEENQPFEVAVFEDDLSDPGEKARIRLVHASPDAPAVDVTAGDGETVLFEGAAFGDAAAVEVPADMYTLEVRPATETNDGDVVATFDVEPDAGTVSSAFAVGYLAPKSAPVEAPFDLEVVVDRDGDH; translated from the coding sequence GTGACACAGAATCACACGCGCCGACGCGCACTGTCTCTGATCGGCTCCACCGGTATCGTCGCGATCGCCGGCTGCGTAGGTGGCGGCGACGGTTCGGAGGACGAGGAGATGTCCGACGACGGGGCGAACGGCGATGACATGGAGAACGGAACCGAGAACATGAACAATGAGTCCGAAAGCGACGAGATGGACGCGACTATGGGGAACGTCCGCGTCGCCCACCTCTCCCCGGACGCGCCGAACGTCGACGTCTGGGTCGACGGCGACGCCGTCCTCGAGGACGTCCCCTACCGGGCCGTCAGCGACTACCTCGAACTCGAGCCCGGGACCTACGCGGTCAAGATCACGGCCGCCGGGGATCCCGACACGGTCGTCTTCGATGACGACCTCGAGGTCGGCGAGGGCGACTACACGGTCGCCGCGGTAGGCGAACTCGCCGAGGAAAACCAGCCATTCGAGGTGGCCGTCTTCGAGGACGACCTGAGCGACCCGGGCGAGAAGGCCCGCATTCGTCTCGTCCACGCCTCGCCGGACGCCCCCGCGGTCGACGTCACCGCCGGCGACGGCGAGACGGTGCTGTTCGAGGGCGCCGCCTTCGGCGACGCGGCCGCCGTCGAGGTCCCCGCGGACATGTACACCCTCGAGGTCCGGCCCGCGACCGAAACCAACGACGGCGATGTCGTCGCGACGTTCGACGTCGAACCCGACGCCGGGACCGTCTCCTCGGCCTTCGCGGTCGGCTACCTCGCGCCCAAATCGGCCCCGGTCGAAGCGCCGTTCGACCTCGAGGTCGTCGTCGACCGCGACGGCGACCACTGA